In the genome of Streptomyces aquilus, the window TCCTTCTCTATCCTCCAGGGGGAAGGGCTCGTGCACGCCGAGCACGGCAAGGGCGTCTTCGTGCGGCCCCGGCCGCCCGTGCGGCGACTCGCCTCCGACCGGTTCGCGCGGCGACACCGCGAGCAGGGCAAGTCTGCCTTCATCGTCGAAGCCGACACGGTCGGCAGTCACCCCCAGGTCGACAGCCTTGAGGTCAAGGAAGAGAAGGCCAGCCAGGACATCTCCACCCGGCTCGGCTCCGTACGGCGCGTCCTCGCCCGGCGGCGCCGGTATCTCCTCGACGGGCGCCCGGTCGAGTTCGCCACCTCCTACCTGCCCCTCGACATCGCCCGCGGGACGCAGATCGCCGAACCCAACCCGGGACCCGGTGGCATCTACGCCCGCCTCGAAGAACTCGGCCACCGCCTCGACCACTTCGAGGAGGAGATCCGCGCCCGGATGCCCTCGCCGGCCGAAGTGAAGACGCTCCGCCTGGCCTCCGGCGTGCCCGTCATCCACCTCGTCCGGACCGCCTTCGACACCGAGGGGCGAGCCGTGGAGGTCTGCGACACCGTGATGGCGGCTGACGCATACGTGCTGTCGTACCAGCTTCCGGCGACCTGATCGTCATGGTTTGCGGTGGTGCGCGGGGTCGGTTCTCGGACTCGTACACCTCAACAGGCATACTCGTATAGACGAGTGGGCAAGTTGAGTGGCAGAGTGGTCCACGCGAACTCGGAGATCGGGTTCGCAGGACGCATCATGTATAGACGAGTAGATAGGACAACTCCCTTGCGTACCATCCGCGTTGAAACCTCCGCTGCGACGATCCTGCTGACCGAGGCCCCTGAGCCGAAGGTCCGCGACCGTCAGACCGGCGAGCGGGCCACCGACACTGTCAGCGGTGAGCCGCTGATGACCGTCGGCGTCGTCTACATCGAGGACGGCGAATCGTCGCTGATCAAGGTCACCATCCCCGAGGGCGGCATCGCTGACGGGCTGGCCCTCGGCTCGCCCGTCTCGCTGCCGGGGCTCATCGCCCGGCCGTGGGAAAGCGTCTTCAACGGCCAGCAGCGCCACGGCATCGCCTACCGCGCCGCCGCCATCACCCCGGCCGCCTTCCCGGCTGCCGCGAGCGGGGCCGCTGCCTGATGACCGACATAGCGACGTTCCTGGAGGTGGGTGGTCCTGTCGCCGCGCTCAGCGGCGGGGCCGCCTACGCCCGGGCCAGGCACCCGGCCGTCTACTGGTCCGCCGTGGGCCTGCCGGTCTCCACCGCCCGGCTGCTCGGCTCGTACGCCTCCGTCATGGAGGCATGCGGCCTGACCGTTGCCCCGTCCCGGCTGCGGGTCCTCGCGGTCAAGGCCACCACCAACCGAGAGATACGACCCGTCCCGCCCCGTCGGGGCCTCATCCGGCCCACCGCGACCGGACTGCGGATACGGCTCCGGCTCGCCCCCGGGCAGGAACCCGCCGACGTCGCGGCCTCCGCCGAACGGCTGCGGCACGCCTGGGGCGTTCACGCCGTCTACGTCACCACCGTCAAGCCCGGCGTTGTCGAACTCCGGCTCGTCGGGTACGACGTTCTGCGCCGCGTACGGATGCCCCGCAAGGTTGACAGCGGGCACCTGCGCATCCCGGTCGCGCTCCGCGAGGACGCCATCCCCTTCGTACGCGACTACCGCACCATTCCCCACCAACTCACCCTCGGCGCCACCCTGTCCGGCAAGTCCATGTACCTGCGCCACCTGATCACCGGACTCGCCCCGCAGCCAGTTGCCCTCGTCGGCATCGACTGCAAGCGCGGCGTCGAACTGGCGCCCTTCGCACCCCGGCTCTCCGCACTCGCCACCGACCCGGAACAGGCCGCCGAGCTGCTGCCCGCACTCGTCCAGGAAATGGAGGACCGCTACGACCTGATCAAGGCCCGCCAGGGCATCGCCCCCGGCATCCCCGACGAGGAGATCACCTCCGACATCTGGGGCCTGCCGGAGCACGAACGCCCCACCCCCATCATGCTGTTCGTCGACGAGGTCGCCGAACTCTTCCTCGTCGCCACCAAGAAGGACGAGGAACGCCGCGACGAGATGGTCACCCAACTCATCCGCCTCGCCCAACTCGGCCGCGCCGCCGGCATCTACCTCGAAGTCTGCGGACAGCGCTTCGGCGCCGAACTTGGCAAGGGCGCCACCATGCTGCGCGCCCAGCTGACCGGCCGCGTCTGCCACCGAGTCAACGACGAAGCCTCCGCCAAGATGGCCCTCGGCGACATCGCCCCGGAAGCGGTCATGGCCCCCTGCGCCATCGCCCCCGAACGCCCCGGCCTGGCCGTCGCCGGTGACACCTCCGGCGGCTGGTCCCGCATCCGCACGCCGTACCTATCCCTCGGCGACGCCGCCGACATCTGCCAGGACACCGCGCACCTGGTGCCCGACCTGTCGGCACTCAAGCCGTTCCGGCCCCACGTGCCGGTACGACCGGTCGAAGCACCGACCGTCGTCATCCGGCCGTACCAGATGCCCGACTGACCTCCACCCCTCCCCGGTCGGCGTGACCTTCTCGCGCCACGTCCCTACCCCTCCCATGCCTGAACCCGGAAGGAGCCGCTCATGCGCGCCCAACTGGCCCGCGTCGACGCGGTGCTCGTCCAGGCGCTGATCGCCGCCGCGCTGTCCTTCGCTCACATCCACGACATCGCCTCTGCGGCAGGACAGGACGGATGGAAAGCGTGGGCCTACCCCGTCTCCGTCGACCTGCTGCTCGTCGCCGCCTGGCGTCGACTCCGGTCCGGTGAGGCGAAATCGTCCGGGTGGTGCTGGTTCGTCATCGCACTCGCCGCCTCTCTCGGCGCGAACGTCGCCACCGCCGGATTGCTCGACCTGGACCAGGTGCCGGCGTGGCTGCG includes:
- a CDS encoding GntR family transcriptional regulator, translating into MSPLSSGLLGDLDPTSDRAVFRQIADQLREAIDRGRFREGEKLPSEAELVDHYGVSRMTVRNSFSILQGEGLVHAEHGKGVFVRPRPPVRRLASDRFARRHREQGKSAFIVEADTVGSHPQVDSLEVKEEKASQDISTRLGSVRRVLARRRRYLLDGRPVEFATSYLPLDIARGTQIAEPNPGPGGIYARLEELGHRLDHFEEEIRARMPSPAEVKTLRLASGVPVIHLVRTAFDTEGRAVEVCDTVMAADAYVLSYQLPAT
- a CDS encoding FtsK/SpoIIIE domain-containing protein, with product MTDIATFLEVGGPVAALSGGAAYARARHPAVYWSAVGLPVSTARLLGSYASVMEACGLTVAPSRLRVLAVKATTNREIRPVPPRRGLIRPTATGLRIRLRLAPGQEPADVAASAERLRHAWGVHAVYVTTVKPGVVELRLVGYDVLRRVRMPRKVDSGHLRIPVALREDAIPFVRDYRTIPHQLTLGATLSGKSMYLRHLITGLAPQPVALVGIDCKRGVELAPFAPRLSALATDPEQAAELLPALVQEMEDRYDLIKARQGIAPGIPDEEITSDIWGLPEHERPTPIMLFVDEVAELFLVATKKDEERRDEMVTQLIRLAQLGRAAGIYLEVCGQRFGAELGKGATMLRAQLTGRVCHRVNDEASAKMALGDIAPEAVMAPCAIAPERPGLAVAGDTSGGWSRIRTPYLSLGDAADICQDTAHLVPDLSALKPFRPHVPVRPVEAPTVVIRPYQMPD